The Arctopsyche grandis isolate Sample6627 chromosome 10, ASM5162203v2, whole genome shotgun sequence genome window below encodes:
- the LOC143918455 gene encoding E3 ubiquitin-protein ligase UHRF1-like, which produces MHVRVRCAAGIEGGGGGGGSDELIVPVPSRLSRIEQLRKILVNRLHLPVNRQRLFYGGKLLEDGYTLHDYSIRQNDVIQLMPRSLEDAMQDDKKNNATDKKENDHTDRSNKLDKYDDAESELYRVGDLVDAKDMHSAWFEGKIKQIVKNPDFFDETITRNNTESDHIIRNDHNGHISDDSSVENGSNGKVRPSTSPPKKSILNYFSKVSNVDNEKPNKGGNSKCISPEKSKSFKKKGIVAKLEEDDIRKIISEEEKRLVFRVLLHGEDEILNYKLSEIRPRARNALKLSNLKVNTTVMVNYNPEEPNEKGLWYDFTVHEIRKQRKYEELLGTLYHGNDIMLHDTRVKCHDKIFSIETVIPLVMRTEEYNRLMITDTEKRNRPLNCTTCRDNPKAKCKDCGCYTCAGKDDPDKIILCDECNLGFHLVCLDPPLLQLPDEDWYCSNCRRDTDDIIAPGKGKQVHKPNISKTQRDWGRGMACVGKTQTCAMPANHFGPIPGIDVGMIWRYRIQLSESGVHRPPVSGIHGRDVDGAYSIVLSGGYEDDVDYGFEFTYTGSGGRDLSGNKRTADQSSDQALTRENRALAKNCAVREISEDGADAGDNWRDGKPVRVSRSYKMLKHFPEYSPREGVRYDGIYKVVKYYSETGKSGFKVWKYLLRRDDPNPAPWEENAKKYSIVYPDGYLEAEAEKRAEKAKHKSSFKKGILKENNSISNNSTSEVKLKKKKRKAGSDDSPPPKRMTRSSIGNEKSVDVKPSGINATPKSKNKPAPVKSPLINPFTLAVTKKEIPKNKKTFQGENKDCEVLSAAEKDLIEKDVRNKKLWTDCLELVEDEGRQGLVNRITTLFLCIICQELVANPVTTNCNHNFCTGCLKLAFKSTETHSCSYCRADLSKDELLPNELLKTALQTIMPGYDNKRK; this is translated from the exons TTGGAAGACGGATATACGCTACACGACTATAGCATAAGACAAAACGATGTAATACAACTTATGCCCAGGTCTCTAGAGGATGCTATGCAAGAcgataagaaaaataatgcaaCAGACAAAAAGGAAAACGATCATACTGATCGTTCAAATAAGCTCGATAAATACGAcg atGCCGAGAGTGAATTATATCGAGTTGGAGACTTGGTAGACGCTAAAGACATGCATAGTGCTTGGTTCGAGGGGAAAATAAAGCAAATAGTTAAAAATCCAGATTTTTTCGATGAAACAATCACTCGGAACAACACCGAATCGGATCATATTATCAGAAACGATCATAATGGACACATTTCGGACGATTCCAGTGTTGAAAACGGCTCTAATGGTAAAGTACGACCGTCCACATCCCCTCCGAAAAAGAGCATTTTGAACTATTTCAGTAAAGTTTCCAATGTAGACAACGAAAAACCGAACAAAGGAGGAAATTCTAAATGTATATCACCGGAAAAAAGTAAATCCTTCAAAAAAAAAGGCATCGTTGCAAAACTGGAAGAAGACGACATACGGAAAATAATCAGCGAAGAAGAGAAAAGACTGGTTTTTCGAGTTTTGTTACAcgg CGAGGATGAAATTTTAAACTACAAACTGTCGGAGATTCGTCCGAGGGCTAGAAATGCTTTGAAACTGTCTAATTTAAAAGTCAACACTACCGTTATGGTCAATTACAATCCAGAAGAACCGAATGAGAAAGGATTATG GTACGACTTTACCGTCCACGAGATAAGGAAACAGAGGAAATACGAGGAATTGCTCGGAACGCTCTATCACGGAAACGACATCATGTTACACGATACCAGAGTAAAATGCCACGATAAAATATTCTCCATCGAGACTGTTATTCCTCTAGTGATGAGAACTGAAGAGTACAATCGGTTGATGATTACAGACACTGAAAAAA GGAATCGCCCATTGAATTGTACTACGTGTCGAGACAATCCAAAAGCCAAATGCAAAGATTGCGGTTGTTATACTTGTGCCGGAAAAGACGATCCTGATAAA ATAATCCTATGTGACGAATGTAATCTCGGTTTTCATCTCGTTTGCTTGGATCCTCCACTTCTTCAACTGCCCGATGAAGATTGGTATTGTTCGAACTGCCGCAGGGATACGGATGATATAATCGCTCCTGGAAAAGGAAAACAAGTGCATAAACCTAACATCAGCAAAACCCAACGAGATTGGGGTCGAGGAATGGCGTGTGTTG GTAAGACTCAAACGTGTGCAATGCCGGCAAATCACTTTGGACCGATTCCTGGTATTGATGTTGGAATGATTTGGAGATATAGAATTCAG CTCTCGGAATCAGGCGTTCATCGTCCACCAGTATCAGGAATTCACGGAAGAGACGTAGACGGTGCATACAGCATTGTGCTATCCg GCGGATATGAAGATGATGTTGACTATGGATTTGAATTCACATACACCGGAAGTGGTGGAAGGGATCTATCCGGAAATAAGAGAACGGCCGATCAATCTAGTGATCAAGCGCTTACCAGAGAAAATAG AGCACTTGCAAAGAATTGTGCTGTGCGAGAAATTAGCGAAGACGGAGCTGATGCTGGAGATAACTGGAGGGATGGAAAACCTGTAAGAGTATCTCGTTCATACAAAATGTTGAAACATTTCCCTGAATATTCACCCAGAGAAGGTGTAAG atatgatGGTATATATAAAGTCGTCAAGTACTATTCGGAAACAGGAAAGTCTGGTTTTAAAGTTTGGAAATATTTACTCAGACGAGACGATCCGAATCCTGCTCCGTGGGAAGAAAacgcaaaaaaatattcaatagtg TATCCGGATGGATATTTAGAAGCAGAAGCTGAAAAGCGCGCCGAAAAGGCGAAGCATAAAAGTTCATTCAAAAAAGGAATACTCAAAGAGAACAATTCAATATCCAATAACTCTACGAGTGAGGTCAAATTGAAGAAAAAGAAACGTAAAGCTGGCAGCGATGATTCGCCGCCTCCGAAAAGAATGACCCGATCATCAATCGGTAATGAAAAATCCGTTGATGTGAAACCGAGTGGAATCAACGCAACTCCCAAATCTAAAA ATAAACCGGCACCAGTGAAGAGTCCGTTGATTAATCCATTCACGCTAGCCGTCACTAAAAAAGAAattcctaaaaataaaaaaacattccaAGGTGAGAATAAAGATTGCGAAGTTTTGTCTGCGGCTGAAAAGGATCTTATAGAAAAAGATGTCCGCAACAAAAAGTTATGGACCGATTGCTTAGAATTGGTAGAAGACGAAGGAAGACAG GGTCTGGTGAATAGAATTACAACATTGtttctgtgtataatttgtcaaGAATTAGTCGCTAATCCGGTCACTACGAACTGCAATCACAATTTTTGCACT GGTTGTTTAAAATTGGCTTTCAAGTCGACCGAAACTCACAGTTGTTCTTATTGTAGAGCCGATCTGTCAAAAGATGAACTCCTTCCGAATGAATTGCTGAAAACTGCACTGCAAACTATTATGCCCGGCTATGATAATAAACGCAAATGA
- the LOC143918465 gene encoding spliceosome-associated protein CWC27 homolog, which produces MSNIYIQEPPALGKVLLKTTVGDIDLELWTKEAPKACKNFIQLCMEGYYNGTIFHRIVPDFIVQGGDPNGDGTGGESIYGHPFKDEFHTRLRFNRRGLVAMANAGKDDNSSQFFFTLNTTPELQNKHTIFGKVTGETIFNVLKLAEGETDHDERPLYPHKITGCQILVNPFEDIVPRVVEKKEELPEKKKKKEKGVKNFGLLSFGMEAEEDEGQTSEFRGKPKSTHDLLDDPKLSKLTAIDVDSKLDSSPTHETKNEEEVQTAVVNIRDKLQSKKKDVAKVEVDNANSDEEIEQYYLGKDKKEARKKLAEEIRGQIRDLKKEMSGANNKLAVESEEKTVEKTGSDTNEMMKQYEDEQLKYKEQMSKLPKKGSSREEFTLSLLSKFKQKLSSVKEKHGEQPQSDETKSNEETAVAVEDEWLAHTLRFEDQGQVLAKDASTKGDDWYDIYDPRNPINKRKREKGKEGKSQKSKRI; this is translated from the exons ATGAGCAACATTTATATTCAGGAGCCACCAGCTCTTGGAAAG gtGCTTCTCAAGACGACTGTCGGCGATATCGATTTGGAGCTATGGACGAAAGAAGCTCCAAAGGCTtgcaaaaatttcattcaactatGCATGGAAGGATATTATAATG GTACGATCTTTCATCGTATTGTGCCCGATTTTATCGTACAAGGCGGTGATCCAAACGGTGATGGAACTGGCGGGGAATCAATCTACGGACATCCGTTTAAGGATGAATTCCATACTCGTCTCCGCTTCAATCGACGTGGACTCGTAGCCATGGCCAATGCTGGGAAAGATGATAATAGTTCACAATTTTTCTTCACTCTCAACACCACACCAGAGCTACAAAATAAACATACCATATTTGGTAAAGTTACAG GAGAAACGATATTTAATGTGCTCAAGTTGGCCGAAGGAGAAACAGATCACGATGAACGACCTTTATATCCACATAAAATTACTGGATGTCAAATTTTAGTCAATCCTTTTGAAGATATTGTCCCTAGAGTTGTAGAAAAAAAGGAAGAATTACctgaaaagaagaagaaaaaagaaaaaggcgTTAA AAATTTTGGTTTGTTGTCATTCGGAATGGAAGCTGAAGAAGATGAAGGTCAAACTAGTGAATTCCGAGGGAAGCCCAAGTCTACGCATGATTTATTGGATGATCCTAAACTTAGCAAGCTTACTGCAATAG ATGTAGATAGTAAATTAGATTCGTCGCCTACACACGAGACAAAAAATGAAGAAGAAGTACAAACAGCGGTAGTTAATATTAGAGATAAATTACAGTCGAAAAAAAAAGATGTTGCAAAAGTTGAAGTCGATAATGCAAACAGTGATGAGGAAATTGAACAATATTACTTGGGGAAAGATAAAAAAGAAGCAAGGAAGAAACTTGC ggAAGAGATTCGAGGACAAATACGGGACCTGAAAAAAGAAATGTCCGgtgcaaataataaattagctGTTGAAAGTGAAGaaaaaactgttgaaaaaaCAGGaagtgatactaatgaaatgaTGAAACAATATGAAGATGAACAGCTCAAGTACAAAGAACAGATGAGTAAACTACCCAAGAAAGGATCATCGCG agaAGAGTTTACGCTTTCACTTTTGagcaaatttaaacaaaaattatcTTCGGTAAAAGAAAAACATGGCGAGCAACCGCAGTCTGATGAGACCAAAAGTAACGAAGAGACTGCTGTCGCTGTGGAAGATGAATG gttaGCCCATACTTTGCGTTTTGAAGATCAAGGTCAAGTTCTTGCCAAAGATGCATCTACAAAAGGCGACGATTGGTACGACATATATGATCCGAGAAACCCAATTAATAAACGAAAAAGAGAAAAGGGCAAGGAAGGAAAATCTCAAAAATCAAAACGGATTTag